One Streptomyces sp. CG4 genomic window, GCGCCCGGCCGCCCGGCCGCCGGCGTCCCGGACGGCGCGCTCGCGACCGGCGTACCGGCTCCGCCGGGCCCGGGGTTCGCGAGCGGGGTGCCGTCACTTCCGGTCCCGGTGTTCGCGCCGCGGGTCGCCACCGGCGTCGGCCGTACCCTGCGGCGCCGTGTGGGCGCTTCCGAGGTGCCGTATCCGACCAGGACGTTGCCCGATCCCTCGGTCTCGCCCGCGGGAACCGCCGGTCCCACCGCGACGGTCAGCAGCGGTGCGCCGACCGGCAGTTCGGTGCCCTCCTCGCCGAAGCGGGCGGTGATCACACCGCCGTAGGGGCAGGGGACCTCGACCATCGCCTTGGCCGTCTCGACCTCGACGACCGGCTGGTCGACGGCGACGACGTCGCCGACCTGGACCAGCCAGCGGACGATCTCCGCCTCGGTGAGTCCCTCGCCGAGGTCGGGGAGCTTGAACTCCAGCACCTGTGCCATCAGCCCTCGGCCTCCCACTGCAGCCGGGCCACGGCGTCCAGGATGCGGTCGACGCCGGGCAGATGGTGCCGCTCCAGCATGGGCGGCGGGTAGGGGATGTCGAAGCCGGCCACGCGCAGCACCGGCGCCTCCAGGTGGTGGAAACAGCGCTCGGTGATCCGGGCCGCGATCTCGCCGCCCGGTCCGCCGAACCCGGTGGACTCGTGGACGACGACCGCGCGTCCGGTGCGCCGGACGGCCGCGCAGACCGTCTCGTCGTCGAACGGCACCAGCGAGCGCAGGTCGACGACTTCCAGGTCCCAGCCCTCGGCCTGCGCGGCCTCGGCGGCCTCCAGGCAGACCGGCAGGGAGGGGCCGTAGGTGAGGAGGGTGGCGCTGCGGCCCGGGCGCCTGACGACCGCCCGGCCGATGGGCTCGACGTCCGTCGGATGCTCGGGGTTCCAGGTGTCCTTCGACCAGTACAGCCGCTTCGGCTCCAGGAAGACGACCGGGTCGTCGGAGGCGATGGCCTGGCGCAGCAGGCCGTAGGCGTCGGCGACGGTCGCAGGCGTGACCACGTGCACTCCGGGCGTGGCCATGTAGTACGCCTCGGAGGAGTCGCTGTGGTGCTCGACGCCGCCGATGCCGCCGCCGTACGGGACGCGGATGGTGATCGGCAGGGGCATCCGGCCGCGCGTGCGGTTGCGCATCCGGGAGACATGGCTGATCAGCTGCTCGAACGCGGGGTAGGCGAAGGCGTCGAACTGCATCTCCACCACCGGGCGCAGGCCGTACATGGCCATGCCGACGGCGGTGCCGAGGATGCCGGCCTCGGCGAGCGGGGTGTCGGTGCAGCGGTCCTCGCCGAACTCCTTGGTGAGGCCGTCGGTGACCCGGAAGACACCGCCGAGGGCGCCGACGTCCTCGCCCATGACGTGCACGGCGGGGTCGGCGGCCATCGCGTCACGCAACGCGCGCGTGAGGGCCTGCGCCATGGTGGCGGGCTTGACGGCCACAGTGGTCATCGGGCGCCGCCTTCCCGCTCGCCGTGCTGCTCCTGCTCGGCTTCCAGTTCGGCCCTGAGCAGGGCGCGCTGTTCCCGTAGTTGGGCGGTGGTCTCGGCGTAGACGTGGTCGAAGAGGGCCATGGGGTCCAGTTCGGGGTCGCGGTTCATGCGGTCGCGCAGGTCGGCTGCCATCTCCTCGGCGTCCTGCCGGGCGGTCTCGATACCGGCCTCGTCGAGCAGCCCGCGCCCGGTCAGCTCCGCCTCCAGCAACTCGATCGGGTCGTGGGCGCGCCAGGCCTCGACCTCGGCGTCGGCGCGGTAGCGGGTGGCGTCGTCGGCGTTGGTGTGGGCGTCGATCCGGTAGGTCACCGCTTCCACCAGGGTCGGGCCGCCGCCCGCACGCGCGTGCCGTACGGCGTCGCTGAGGACCTCGTGCACGGCCGCCGCGTCGTTGCCGTCGACCAGCCGGCCCGGCATGCCGTACCCGACGGCCTTGTGGGCCAGGGAGGGCGCTGCGGTCTGCTTGGCGAGCGGGACGGAGATCGCGAAGCCGTTGTTCTGTACGAGGAAGACGACGGGTGCCTGCCAGACGGCGGCGAAGTTCAGCGCCTCGTGGAAGTCGCCCTCGCTGGTGCCGCCGTCGCCGACCAGGGCGAGCGCGACCACGTCGTCGCCCTTGAGGCGGGCGGCGTGGGCGAGACCGACGGCGTGCGGCAGCTGGGTGGCCAGCGGGGTGGAGAGGGGGGCCACGCGGTGGGCGGAGGGGTCGTAGCCGCTGTGCCAGTCGCCGCGCAGCAGGGTGAGGGCCTCGACGGGGTCGACGCCGCGGGCGACGACGGCGAGCGTGTCGCGGTAGCTGGGGAAGAGCCAGTCGCGCTCTTCCAGGGCCAGGGCGGCGGCGACCTCGCAGGCCTCCTGGCCGGTGCTGGAGGGGTAGACGGCGAGGCGGCCCTGTTTGGTGAGGGCGGTGGCCTGTGTGTTGTAGCGGCGGCCGCGCACCAGCTGGGCATAGAGCCGGCGCAGCAGGTCCGGATCGGCCTTGGCGGCCGCCTCCGTACCGAGGACGCGGTAGGGCTCGGCGTCGGGCAGCAGCGGCGCGGGGTCCATACGGGGCTGCCAGGCGGGCGGCGGCGATGGCCGGTACGCGCCCCGCTGCTCCATGACCGTCATGACGGCACCTCCTCGTGGGAGCGGCTACGGGAGGCGCGTCGGCTGTGAAGCGCCTCACCAACCGATTGTTCGGTCGTCGGCACATTTTGGCTACAGGCCCCTCCAGGCTGTGGACAAACGGTTCTCCACAGCCTGGAATGAAAGCAGGACGTCCACGGCGAGGGAGCGGGGGGCAATGGCAGCTGAACAAATGGCCGACGGACCGCAGGACGGCGCCGCACTTTCGCCGCCGCGCCCGCTGGACGGCGCCCCCTTGCCGCCGCCACGGCCGCTCGACGCCATCGATCAGGACATTCTGAAGATCTTGCAGGCGGACGGCCGCGCCTCGATACGGTCCGTCGCCGAACGCGTCCATGTCTCGCGCGCCAACGCCTACGCACGCATCAACCGGCTCGTCGAGGACGGCGTCATCCGCGGCTTCGCCGCGCGCGTGGACCACGAGCGGGCCGGGCACGGCACGTCGGCGTACATCACGCTGAAGATCGTCCAGAACACCTGGCGCACGGTCCGCGAGCAGCTCAGGCAGCTGCCCGGTGCCTCCCACATCGCGCTCGTGGGCGGTGACTTCGACGTGCTGCTGCTGGTGCACACGCCCGACAACAGGGCGCTGCGCGAGCTGGTGCTCACCCGGCTCCAGGCGATCCCCGAGGTGCTCAGCACCCGCACGCTGCTGGTGTTCGAGGAGGAGGACCTGGAGCCGGAGGCATAAAAGGTGCACCGGAGGCGTAAAGGTGTGCCGCCGGCGTGACCGAAGGTGCGCCGGCGGCCTGACGTCAGTCCCGGCGCAGGCCCGCGAAGACCAGCCGGACCACCGCGTCGGCCACCTCGCGTTCGCCGACGCCCCGCGGGTCCGGCCGGTACCACTCCACGATCGAGTTGATCATGCCGAAGACCAGCCGGGTGGCCAGGCGGACCTCGACGTCGCCGCGGACGTCGCCGTCGGCCGCCGCGGCCTTCAGCAGCTCCGCGACCCGGTGGTCGAAGTCGCGCCGCCGCTCCAGCGCCCACCGCTCGGTCGCGGTGTTGCCGCGCACCCGCAGCAGCAGCGTCACGTACGGCAGCTCGCCTATGAGGACCTCGACCATGCGCCGCACCACGTGCTCCAGCCGGTCCACGGACCGCCCCACGCGCGCGTGCTCCTCTTCCAGGATGGCGAACAGGCCGTCCAGGGCGCGGCTGACGGCCCGGCTCAGGAGCTCCTCCTTGCCGCTGACGTGGTGGTAGATCGAGGACTTGGAGATGCCGGCGGCCTTGGACAGGTGCTCCATGGAGGTGCCGTCGTAGCCGCGCTCGTTGAAGACCTGGACGGCCACGGAGAGCAGTGTCTCGGGCGTGTACGTGTCGCGCTTGGCCGTGGTCATGAGGTGCTCTCCCGCTTGTCTATGGCGTACGCGTGGCGGTAGAGCGCGAGGGAGGGCGCGTAGCGTCCGGAGGGATCGCGCTCGTGCATCTCGTCCAGCACGTCGAAGGCGAACTCGCGGCCGAGCCTGCGGTCCCACTCGAACGGGCCGAGCGGGTAGTTCACCCCGAGGCGCATGGCCGTGTCGATGTCCTCCTCGGTGGCGACGCCCTTGGCGACGGCGTCATGGGCGAGGTCGATGATCCGGGCGACGGTGCGCGCGACGATCAGGCCGGGGACGTCACCGATGACGCTGACGTCCTTGCCGAGGGCCTGGAAGAGGCCGGTGGCCTCGGCGAGGGTCTGCGGCGAGGTCTCGTGGCAGGCGGACAGGGCGATGCGGGTGGCCGCGCGGTAGTCCAGGGCGAGGTCGAAGTGGACGACGTCCCGGAACTCCACGCAGGTCTGCCCGTCGGCGAGGACCAGCTGGCCGCCGCTCGGCAGCACCAGGCGGGTGCCGTTGTCCTCGTCCTCCTCGCGGACCTGGATGCCCGCCGCGCGGATCAGCGTGAGCAGTTCGGCCGCGGGGCCGAGGCCGCCCTCGGCGACGACGTACGCGGGCGGCTGCTCCTTGTCGGCGGTGTGCGGTTCGGGCCGCTCGGCGCCTTCGGAGTGGTCGTACCAGCCGTGCCCGGTCTTGCGGCCGAGGCGGCCGGACTCCACGAGCCGGCGCTGGGCCAGGGACGGGGTGAAGCGCACGTCCTGGAAGAAGGACTGCCACACGGAGTGGGTCACCGACTCGTTGACGTCCTGCCCGATCAGGTCGGTCAGCTCGAAGGCGCCCATCCTGAAGCCGCCGGACTCGCGCAGGACCGCGTCGATGGTGGCCGGGTCGGCGGCCTGGGCCTCGTAGACCGCGAAGGCTTCGGCGTAGAACGGCCGGGCGATCCGGTTGACGATGAAACCCGGGGTGTCGGCGCAGGCCACCGGGGTCTTGCCCCAGGCGCGGGCGGTCTCGTACGCGCGCGTGGCCGACGTGACGTCGGTGGCGAACCCGGAGACGACCTCGACCAGCGGCAGCAGCGGGGCCGGATTGAAGAAGTGCAGGCCCACGAAGCGGCCGGGACGGCGCAGGGCACCGCCGATGGCCGTCACCGACAGCGAGGAGGTGTTGGTGGCGAGCAGGCAGTCCTCGGCGACGATCTCCTCCAGCTCACCGAAGAGCTGCTGTTTGACGTCCAGCCGTTCCAGGACGGCCTCGACGACCAGTCCGCAGTCCGCCAGCTCCGCGAGGCTTTCCACGGGCGCGAGGCGGGCACGGGCCGCGTCCCGGTCGGCGGCACCGAGCCTGCCCTTCTCCACGAGCCGGTCGAGGCGGGCACCGATCGCCGCGGCAGCGTCCCGGGCGCGCCCGGCGACGGTGTCGTACAGCCGCACTGGGTGGCCTGCGACCAGCGCGACCTGGGCGATGCCCTGGCCCATGGTGCCGGTGCCGACGACGGCCACGGGGCTGCTGAGGTCGAGTGCTGTCATGTGCGCGATCCTCCCGCACGACGTTTTCCACAGATGCGGCGGACCCCCTTGTCCCGACCGATCGTTCGGTTACTCTAGCTCTGACTGCTCGAAACCGCGCCACTTTCTTCCCAGGTTGTGAACTCGACGACGAGTTCTCCAGATGAGGAGTTGGTCTCGCATGGCCGCCGAACTGACCGCCCACGCTCTGATCGCGAAGCACCGGCCCACTCTGGACCAGGCGCTGGAAGCGATCCGCACGCGCGCGTACTGGTCGCCGCATCCCGAGCATCCGAAGGCCTACGGCGAGAACGGCAGCCTGGACGCGGCGACGGGCAAGGCCGCCTTCGACGCCCTGCTGGGCAACCGCCTCGACCTCGCCGACCAGCCCGGCATCGACGACTGGGTGGGCGACGAGGTCTCCCCGTACGGCATCGAGCTGGGCGTGACCTATCCGCACGTGGACATCGACGTGCTGCTGCCCGCGATGAAGGCCGGACAGCGCGCCTGGCGGGAGGCTGGCGCAGAGCTGCGGGCCATGGTCTGCCTGGAGATCCTCAAGCGGATCAGCGACCGCACCCACCAGTTCGCGCACGCGGTCATGCACACGAGCGGGCAGGCGTTCATGATGGCGTTCCAGGCCGGCGGCCCGCACGCCCAGGACCGCGGCCTGGAGGCGGTGGCGTACGCGTACGCGGAGCAGGTCCGCACGCCCGAGACGGCCGAGTGGACCAAGCCGCAGGGCAAGCGCGACCCGCTGGCCCTCACCAAGCGGTTCACACCGGTCCCGCGCGGCCTCGCCCTGGTCATCGGCTGCAACACCTTCCCGACCTGGAACGGCTATCCGGGCCTGTTCGCCTCCCTGGCGACCGGCAACGCGGTCCTGGTCAAGCCGCACCCGCGCGCGGTGCTGCCGCTCGCCCTCACCGTGCAGCTCGCGCGCCAGGTGCTCGCCGAGACCGGCTTCGACCCGAACCTGGTGGCGCTGGCCGCCGAGCGCCCCGGCGAGGGCATCGCCAAGACCCTCGCGACCCGCCCCGAGATCCGGATCATCGACTACACCGGGTCGACGTCCTTCGGTGACTGGCTGGAGGCCAACGCCCGCCAGGCGCAGGTCTACACGGAGAAGGCCGGCGTCAACACGGTGATCGTGCACTCCACGGACGACTACAAGGGCATGCTGTCGAACCTGGCGTTCTCGCTGTCCCTGTACAGCGGCCAGATGTGCACCACCCCGCAGAACCTGCTCATCCCGCGGGACGGCATCCGCACCGACCAGGGCCCCAAGACCTTCGACGAGGTCTCCGCCGACCTCGCCCGCGCGGTCGACGGTCTCCTCGGCGACGACGCGCGCGCGAACGCCCTGCTGGGCGCGATCGTCAACCCGGACGTCAAGGCCCGCCTGGAGGCCGCCGCCGGCCTCGGCGAAGTCGCCCTCGCCTCACGGGAGATCAGCAACCCCGAGTTCCCCGGCGCGGTCGTGCGTACCCCGGTCGTCGTCAAGCTGGACGGCGCCAAGCCGGACGACCAGGCCGCCTACATGAGCGAGTGCTTCGGCCCCGTCTCCTTCGCCGTCGCGGTCGACTCGGCCGGCGACGCGGTGGAGCTGCTGCGCCGCACGATCCGTGAGAAGGGCGCCATGACGGTCGGCGCCTACACCACCGACCCCGAGGTCGAGCGGGCGATCGAGGAGGTGTGCCTGGAGGAGGCGGCCCAGCTGTCGCTCAACCTGACCGGCGGGGTGTACGTGAACCAGACCGCGGCCTTCTCCGACTTCCACGGCTCGGGCGGCAACCC contains:
- a CDS encoding alpha-ketoacid dehydrogenase subunit beta; translated protein: MTTVAVKPATMAQALTRALRDAMAADPAVHVMGEDVGALGGVFRVTDGLTKEFGEDRCTDTPLAEAGILGTAVGMAMYGLRPVVEMQFDAFAYPAFEQLISHVSRMRNRTRGRMPLPITIRVPYGGGIGGVEHHSDSSEAYYMATPGVHVVTPATVADAYGLLRQAIASDDPVVFLEPKRLYWSKDTWNPEHPTDVEPIGRAVVRRPGRSATLLTYGPSLPVCLEAAEAAQAEGWDLEVVDLRSLVPFDDETVCAAVRRTGRAVVVHESTGFGGPGGEIAARITERCFHHLEAPVLRVAGFDIPYPPPMLERHHLPGVDRILDAVARLQWEAEG
- the pdhA gene encoding pyruvate dehydrogenase (acetyl-transferring) E1 component subunit alpha, with product MTVMEQRGAYRPSPPPAWQPRMDPAPLLPDAEPYRVLGTEAAAKADPDLLRRLYAQLVRGRRYNTQATALTKQGRLAVYPSSTGQEACEVAAALALEERDWLFPSYRDTLAVVARGVDPVEALTLLRGDWHSGYDPSAHRVAPLSTPLATQLPHAVGLAHAARLKGDDVVALALVGDGGTSEGDFHEALNFAAVWQAPVVFLVQNNGFAISVPLAKQTAAPSLAHKAVGYGMPGRLVDGNDAAAVHEVLSDAVRHARAGGGPTLVEAVTYRIDAHTNADDATRYRADAEVEAWRAHDPIELLEAELTGRGLLDEAGIETARQDAEEMAADLRDRMNRDPELDPMALFDHVYAETTAQLREQRALLRAELEAEQEQHGEREGGAR
- a CDS encoding Lrp/AsnC family transcriptional regulator yields the protein MADGPQDGAALSPPRPLDGAPLPPPRPLDAIDQDILKILQADGRASIRSVAERVHVSRANAYARINRLVEDGVIRGFAARVDHERAGHGTSAYITLKIVQNTWRTVREQLRQLPGASHIALVGGDFDVLLLVHTPDNRALRELVLTRLQAIPEVLSTRTLLVFEEEDLEPEA
- a CDS encoding TetR/AcrR family transcriptional regulator; the encoded protein is MTTAKRDTYTPETLLSVAVQVFNERGYDGTSMEHLSKAAGISKSSIYHHVSGKEELLSRAVSRALDGLFAILEEEHARVGRSVDRLEHVVRRMVEVLIGELPYVTLLLRVRGNTATERWALERRRDFDHRVAELLKAAAADGDVRGDVEVRLATRLVFGMINSIVEWYRPDPRGVGEREVADAVVRLVFAGLRRD
- a CDS encoding 3-hydroxyacyl-CoA dehydrogenase, whose translation is MTALDLSSPVAVVGTGTMGQGIAQVALVAGHPVRLYDTVAGRARDAAAAIGARLDRLVEKGRLGAADRDAARARLAPVESLAELADCGLVVEAVLERLDVKQQLFGELEEIVAEDCLLATNTSSLSVTAIGGALRRPGRFVGLHFFNPAPLLPLVEVVSGFATDVTSATRAYETARAWGKTPVACADTPGFIVNRIARPFYAEAFAVYEAQAADPATIDAVLRESGGFRMGAFELTDLIGQDVNESVTHSVWQSFFQDVRFTPSLAQRRLVESGRLGRKTGHGWYDHSEGAERPEPHTADKEQPPAYVVAEGGLGPAAELLTLIRAAGIQVREEDEDNGTRLVLPSGGQLVLADGQTCVEFRDVVHFDLALDYRAATRIALSACHETSPQTLAEATGLFQALGKDVSVIGDVPGLIVARTVARIIDLAHDAVAKGVATEEDIDTAMRLGVNYPLGPFEWDRRLGREFAFDVLDEMHERDPSGRYAPSLALYRHAYAIDKRESTS
- the paaN gene encoding phenylacetic acid degradation protein PaaN, with the translated sequence MAAELTAHALIAKHRPTLDQALEAIRTRAYWSPHPEHPKAYGENGSLDAATGKAAFDALLGNRLDLADQPGIDDWVGDEVSPYGIELGVTYPHVDIDVLLPAMKAGQRAWREAGAELRAMVCLEILKRISDRTHQFAHAVMHTSGQAFMMAFQAGGPHAQDRGLEAVAYAYAEQVRTPETAEWTKPQGKRDPLALTKRFTPVPRGLALVIGCNTFPTWNGYPGLFASLATGNAVLVKPHPRAVLPLALTVQLARQVLAETGFDPNLVALAAERPGEGIAKTLATRPEIRIIDYTGSTSFGDWLEANARQAQVYTEKAGVNTVIVHSTDDYKGMLSNLAFSLSLYSGQMCTTPQNLLIPRDGIRTDQGPKTFDEVSADLARAVDGLLGDDARANALLGAIVNPDVKARLEAAAGLGEVALASREISNPEFPGAVVRTPVVVKLDGAKPDDQAAYMSECFGPVSFAVAVDSAGDAVELLRRTIREKGAMTVGAYTTDPEVERAIEEVCLEEAAQLSLNLTGGVYVNQTAAFSDFHGSGGNPAANAALTDGAFVANRFRVVEVRRQA